DNA from Tripterygium wilfordii isolate XIE 37 chromosome 15, ASM1340144v1, whole genome shotgun sequence:
TACCGCATTCATATCATCAGGTGGTAGTTTTGCTAACTGGAAGGAGTTCAAAtaacatagattaaaaaatggCATACAAATTATTGTTGAAATAACAACGCTAGAATTGATAAATTGACCACACAATTTGTGACTAACTAAGGGAAAGCTATTGCCAATAAGAAGGCGACAAAAGATGGAGCCCAACCTTCATCAAGTTGAGACCCTTTTCACCCTCAAACTTATCTGGGTAAATTGCTGCAAGTATCATCAACACGCGCAACTTATTTTCGCAAGTCACATCCTGCATATGAAAGGTACTCTTCactataaagaaaaataaagagaattCGTGATACAACCATCTAAGTACAGAGAATTTGTGATCCACCCATCTAAAGCACTAGAGGGTCTTACTTCTTTTGaggtaaaaaatttaataacatCTTTCATTCCCGCATCTCCAAAAACCAGGTCCTGCTCGATTTGCCCAATTTCTTGAAGCCCCAAGTCCCCGATAATTCTATTAATCTTTCCAGCAATCTGCATCCACAAGATCTAATCTatatcacaagtcacaacagaCTTGAAAAATATCTTCTAGAGCGctatttcaattttaaaatgataaaaaaaaatgaccaaAAGGTACATTGTATCATGACTTAAGCCAACATATCAAGTGCACAATTGAAGCGCAGTTAGCTTGGAGTCAAAGCAGCATCTTCAAGAGAAAAAGAGCATTCAGAGAGCATTGTGTATGTCAGAAGATCTAAATATAGAACCAGGCATAAGGCCTAATGCATGATGGTGAGCACAGGTAACGAAGTAGCATAAATCATAAAGGGAGGAACATCAAGAGTCGGATGTACCATTAACTGAGGTCAAGATGAGAAAACTCATCTAGGGTACAAGCAGAGGATTAATTGGGAAAGTGCACAAAGTCCATGAGGTAAGttcccaccaaaaaaaaaaggagcatgcatCACACAGTTGTTCACCAGGTTGCAGAACTAGTTCAAAATAATTGAAACAgcctttgtttcttgttttcctttttctctttcaGGAGGGAGAGGGGAATGAATCAGGTCATCTTGCatgataaaaaatataaaaaggaaTGAATAATAGACCAACCTCTACATGGAGGGAAAGCTTATCAATTTGTTCACTGTACTGTGGTAATGCTTGAACCATCTTCTGCAAGTCCCATGTGGATAGTTCACCACCATCTCTATAAAATGGGAGAGTTACAATCTAAGAAATAAAGATATGACCATGACTTAAATTCCAATAGTGCTAACATCACGTCCATCATTGGATATAAATAACAAGAGAATCTGATGTAAGAAAATCTGTCTGCTACTCAACAGAAACAAATACTAGAAAATAGAAATTCAATTCTCCGTGTCAATCCATAGAAACAAATACTACAAATTTTAGATATGGAAAGTTTTAAAACACGACATTGTGTGCTATGTAGTATGTATAATAATAAATCCGTAACAGCCCCAAGGAGAATGAGAGACAACTAAATGCATACACAAAGTGTTACAAGGGTGCAAGGTTCTCAGCAATTTCACAACAGAAATTCAAACCTTGAGCCATGCTGTATTTGGGCAGCTTTATTCTTTGCAATAAAGGTGGTCATCTTATCATGCAATCGTTCATAAGCCTGATGAGGTAGCCAAGGATTAAATGGCAGACGTTTGTCCTTAGcatatataaaaaaacataTGTATGTGTTTAGCTACAGAAACCGTAATACGAATAGGCAGTAAACATACATCTGCTATATGAGCATGTCGAAGCTCAAGCCAGACTGGATCATGTTCCTCCAAAAGAACTTCTTGCTTCTCAGGTGGTCCACCTGCTTTACCAGGGACCTAAAGACCATAGTTCTTCAATAATTCCACAGCAAATTGTAGAGCATATTAAAAACTTCAACAAGTTATCCTCACCTCATGCACATATTTATTTCCTTCCATGTTCAGTAAATCACGGCACATGGCATCATAGGTCCACTCATGAATGATTGGAGCAATCTAGAAAAGCAAACAAGCAGGCCAATCATGAACATGAGAAACAATAAGGTGTGCAGTAAATATATCAATATTTATAGCCAACATTTCCATTTACAGACCTGATCAACAGATCTGTCGAGGATGAGTAGTTCGCATGTTTCTGTCTGAGGGAAGTTGGGAATTTTCTTATACTGCATTAAACAGTTCCAAACTCTTGCAGCAAGCTTAGTAGGTATCATATCACGGAAAGTTGTCATTGTCATGGGATCAAGGGACTTAGCAGCACGGTAGCGGACAGACGGAAATTCCTAGAAGTTACATAGAGAAATTCCTcagaaaataacaaacaaacatattaaATTAGTTGTCAAAAAAATATGGCATACCCTTAATGAAGCAAAAACCGTGGCAATGCGTGTAGCCATCACATTCAAACATGCATCGCCTTTGCGAGGATTCTCCTCATCCCCATAAAGCTCTTCTAAAGCCCTATCATTATCAGTAACAAAACCCTGTATGGAGAAAATCAAAGTCGACAGAAACAATTAAAACAATGATACATCAAAAATGAAAACACATAAGCAGTAGATGATAGGGAAAATGTTAAAAAGATGGGAAAATGGAAGAACAGCAGAACAATTTGAAGTAAATGAGATGCACATTTCTCGCAGTAAAGACCACCAACATGCATTCAAAGCCTAAGAAAGTAGCAAATTCTACCATCCTCTAAACCACGTGGAAAAAATTCATAGCAGCAATAGACATTAATGTTTAtacagcaagaaaaaaaaagaagccttATTAGTCATATCTTCACTACTCCACGAACTTCTACAATCATGTCAAGTAATCCAAAAATGATTTGTGTTTGCCACAAGCATTGATTATAAAAATGAGGCTCCATCTTTTCCAAAATGTGTTGGGTTCATTTTGTTTGGTCCCTATATATTGCTGGttcggtttggtttttttttttctacaaaaaCTTCAGTATACAGCTCAGTTTCGgtttttgtacataaaattCGGCTAAAACCAAATGCTAACCCTATTTACTACGAATTTCCCAAATACAATTAATTATGTAAAAAAATTCACTACAAAATCATTAAATAACTTGAGACAGATCTGAATGTGAATTTCAAGAGTTCCAATCATACATATTTATATGTGCAATAAACTAGCGAAGGAGAACCAATTACCTGGCTGTCTGTAGCAAAATACTCCAAATTCATCTACataacaaaagaataaaaaaaatttaattatcaattaaaaaaattctcacATTCAAGGAGATGAAAAGACACAACCTGTTGAAAAATTAATGTTattcaaaaaggaaaaataaaaaagacagAAAAAAATCTACAACCTCTCTCAATGAACCTATTCGAGGTAAAACACTTCCATCCTTCCTGATGTGAGCAACTAACTCTCTTGAAATCGGTgaactaaagaaaacaaatgcccTTCATCCAACGAATGatcaaatcaatcaatcaatagaTAAATCAGAATGACTAGAGGTTACAACTTAAGTTTTAAGAGGTAGGTTCTAACTAAGTTAAAACCACATGAACAACACGCCAAATTAAGGGTACAAACTATCACATACTTCTTATATAAAGGTGACCTTCCAGACATGTCTGACATGTCTGACATGAACATGATAACGCTGCAAAGAAACGAATGATGGTAACTAATTATTAACATAaaataatcatatataaaaCTAACAATAGAATGAAAAGACTAAAGTAAACAAAAGATagatatttctctctctctccctctcatgTTCTGTACTTGGAAACTCTAGTAAATTAAAAGATGCGAGTCAAATTAAGGAAATATAGTACTTCTCCTTTGATGGTTGGATGAAGTATATAGCATCCATCGAGGGCAATGGCTGCCTTCGTCTATAAATATCTTCTACCactgcaaaataaaaaaaaaatatatatatatataaagatacaGAACCAACAAGTCAAATTTAAAACCGAAATACGTTAAAccaaatatttttcattgtcACATTAACAAAACCAAACGCCAGACTGCAATTAACCCAAACAAATTTCCCATCATTTCTGACCTCTTGTCAACCTATTTTAGAGGAACCAAATGACATTTTCAACAAGCTCCAGACAATAAGCAAGAAAGCGACAAAAATGTTTAGTCACAGCAAAAATATTTATCaactatgttcccaaaagcaccaaaatattacaaaaaaatcCTCCAGGCAGGCGGGCCTAAGGGTATGTTTGGCATGTGTCTTATAGGCTTGTTTTTAGTATTGTGGACACATTAAAACATAAAAGTATGTTAGGTTATATGTACTAATAAATTTTCTCACAGAGTCCAAaaattctttgttgttttcagAAAACCAGAATACAAAAAACACCTTTTATAT
Protein-coding regions in this window:
- the LOC120016548 gene encoding SNARE-interacting protein KEULE-like isoform X2, which codes for MSFSDSDSSSYGGEYKNFRQISRERLLYEMLRSAKTGDSKSTRKVLIMDKLTVKIMSYSCKMADITQEGVSLVEDIYRRRQPLPSMDAIYFIQPSKENVIMFMSDMSDMSGRSPLYKKAFVFFSSPISRELVAHIRKDGSVLPRIGSLREMNLEYFATDSQGFVTDNDRALEELYGDEENPRKGDACLNVMATRIATVFASLREFPSVRYRAAKSLDPMTMTTFRDMIPTKLAARVWNCLMQYKKIPNFPQTETCELLILDRSVDQIAPIIHEWTYDAMCRDLLNMEGNKYVHEVPGKAGGPPEKQEVLLEEHDPVWLELRHAHIADAYERLHDKMTTFIAKNKAAQIQHGSRDGGELSTWDLQKMVQALPQYSEQIDKLSLHVEIAGKINRIIGDLGLQEIGQIEQDLVFGDAGMKDVIKFFTSKEDVTCENKLRVLMILAAIYPDKFEGEKGLNLMKLAKLPPDDMNAVKNMSLLGQPSDTKNSSTGAFSLKFDIHKKTHATRKEHTGKEETWQLSRFYPIIEDLIENLSKGELSKEDYPYTNDPSPTAHGTSQPASVRQAPEAHSMRSRRTPTWARPRNSDDGYSRRGNLVKMYFTPIKWLSYHMFTWISEFVTHAFVSCNFCFLPSASL
- the LOC120016548 gene encoding SNARE-interacting protein KEULE-like isoform X3; its protein translation is MNLEYFATDSQGFVTDNDRALEELYGDEENPRKGDACLNVMATRIATVFASLREFPSVRYRAAKSLDPMTMTTFRDMIPTKLAARVWNCLMQYKKIPNFPQTETCELLILDRSVDQIAPIIHEWTYDAMCRDLLNMEGNKYVHEVPGKAGGPPEKQEVLLEEHDPVWLELRHAHIADAYERLHDKMTTFIAKNKAAQIQHGSRDGGELSTWDLQKMVQALPQYSEQIDKLSLHVEIAGKINRIIGDLGLQEIGQIEQDLVFGDAGMKDVIKFFTSKEDVTCENKLRVLMILAAIYPDKFEGEKGLNLMKLAKLPPDDMNAVKNMSLLGQPSDTKNSSTGAFSLKFDIHKKTHATRKEHTGKEETWQLSRFYPIIEDLIENLSKGELSKEDYPYTNDPSPTAHGTSQPASVRQAPEAHSMRSRRTPTWARPRNSDDGYSSDSILRHTSSDFKKMGKRIFVFIVGGATRSELRVCHKLTSKLNREVILGSSSLDDPPQFITKLKLLTADELNGWQMNSLDDIEI
- the LOC120016548 gene encoding SNARE-interacting protein KEULE-like isoform X1 is translated as MSFSDSDSSSYGGEYKNFRQISRERLLYEMLRSAKTGDSKSTRKVLIMDKLTVKIMSYSCKMADITQEGVSLVEDIYRRRQPLPSMDAIYFIQPSKENVIMFMSDMSDMSGRSPLYKKAFVFFSSPISRELVAHIRKDGSVLPRIGSLREMNLEYFATDSQGFVTDNDRALEELYGDEENPRKGDACLNVMATRIATVFASLREFPSVRYRAAKSLDPMTMTTFRDMIPTKLAARVWNCLMQYKKIPNFPQTETCELLILDRSVDQIAPIIHEWTYDAMCRDLLNMEGNKYVHEVPGKAGGPPEKQEVLLEEHDPVWLELRHAHIADAYERLHDKMTTFIAKNKAAQIQHGSRDGGELSTWDLQKMVQALPQYSEQIDKLSLHVEIAGKINRIIGDLGLQEIGQIEQDLVFGDAGMKDVIKFFTSKEDVTCENKLRVLMILAAIYPDKFEGEKGLNLMKLAKLPPDDMNAVKNMSLLGQPSDTKNSSTGAFSLKFDIHKKTHATRKEHTGKEETWQLSRFYPIIEDLIENLSKGELSKEDYPYTNDPSPTAHGTSQPASVRQAPEAHSMRSRRTPTWARPRNSDDGYSSDSILRHTSSDFKKMGKRIFVFIVGGATRSELRVCHKLTSKLNREVILGSSSLDDPPQFITKLKLLTADELNGWQMNSLDDIEI